The window CAGGAGGCTTTAAAAAAAGAGGCAGAAATATTAAATAGGTTAAAGCAATTACCGGATGGAGAGCAGAAAGCCGATGAGACAAAACAAATGATTAGCCTGCTGCGCAATTTTGCAGGTTATCGCGAGTATCCAAAATACGGTATAATCAGCCGTTCTTTTGTTTATAAGCAGGCTTTAATGAAGGAAGCCGAAAAATTGGTGCAAGCGGGAATAATTAACGAAAAAGAAGACATCTACTACCTTACTTTCCAGGAATTGCGCGAAGTGGTACGCACCAATAAACTGGATTACCAGCTAATTGGCAAACGAAAAGAGGAGCATAAAATAAATGAAAAACTAAACCCGCCGCGTGTTATTACCTCTGATGGAGAGATTATTTCAGGGAAATACAACAGCGAAAACCTCCCGGCCGGTGCCATTGCCGGCCTGGCGGTGTCGTCGGGAATTATAGAGGGACGCGCCCGCGTTATTTTAGAGATGGAAAACGCCGTGCTGGAAGATGGCGATATATTAGTAACCACATTTACCGACCCCAGCTGGACACCGCTGTTTGTATCCATTAGGGGCCTGGTAACCGAAGTTGGCGGCCTGATGACGCACGGCGCGGTCATAGCACGCGAGTATGGACTGCCGGCAGTGGTAGGAGTGGAACAGGCTACCAAACTCATCAAAAACGGGCAACGCATCAGGGTAAACGGAACGGACGGGTATATAGAGGTTCTTTTTTAAACGCAGCACCTGGCAATTGAGGATAACCAATTCGTGGCTCTGTTTTTGCCTTCCATTAATAAATAATAACAGCCTGTTAATGGACATCTATAATATATTCACCTCAAAAATTCCCGCTTCGATGATGGAGTTTGACCCGAGGCAGAAAAAACTAATAACTTTTTTAAATCCGCACTCCTATAAGTTAGCCTTTAATGCCCCTGAATTGTTCGAGAAATTTGACTGGATAGCACCCGACGGAATATTAATAGTGCTCATTTTAAATTTATTTAAAGCAACAGCCTTTAAAATAAAACGTTTTTCGTGCGACATGACTTCCGTGGCGCCATTTGTTTTTGACATAGCTGTAAAAAATCAACTAAGTGTGTATTTTTTAGGCGCCGACGAGGAAAGCATTACCGACACCGTTAAGACGTTTAAAAAAGAATATCCTTTGCTGCCCATAGCAGGCTATCGGAACGGGTATTTTGATACTTATGCCAACAGGTGGAGTGCTATTGATAATATAGTAAGCTTAAACCCTGATATTGTTTTTGTTGGGATGGGAGTTATTTTACAGGAAACAATGGCCTTGAATTTAAGATCGAGAGGTTATAGCGGTGCAATTTACACCTGCGGCGGCTTTTTGCACCAAAGCAAACATGAAATTAATTTTTATCCTAATTTTATCAACAGGCTTAATTTACGTTTTATCTATCGTAGTTATAAGGAAGGTGGTTTTTTTTCGCGTTCCATGAAAACCTACCCTGCCTTTTGTTACCTTATGGTGCGCCGTATAGTTAAACAAACTTTTAATTTAAAATATAAATCCTGAAAGTAAATCAATTTCGTTTTTCGGTATATATTCTCTCTTGGGGGTATATAATTCTCCTATCGGGAAATGTTGGTTGTTTTTTACCTCACGTTTGTGTTTATCCCGTATAAAGCTTTCGTTGCGATATAAAAGTTGCTAACAAAAACAACCGGTTATGCCACTATAGAAAGCGGGCTTTTAACGGGGCTGGCAGAGACTGAGGAGATAGGAACTACCGGCGCAGAAGCAGCCGCAGCCTGCACCTGATTTTTTTTGAACGTAATTTTAAAACCCCTTTTCCAATACTTTTCAAATGTAACAACACTTAGTACATTGACAACTGATAGCAGCAGGCCGAATTTTTTATTGTTCATGGTTCCAGTTATAATAACACACCGTAGTTTATACGGTAGTTATACTATAAAGGTTACCATGTAAATAATTGTTAATAAAACAAGCCACCTACCATTAAGCTGGCCTGCATCAGTTTAATAATTTATTTATAGTTAACACCAGCTTTTTTAAGTCGAAGGGCTTGGGAATATAAGCATCGTAATTAAAATTGACTAAATCAATTGCCGATTTGTGGTATGCAGACATAAGTATAACGGGGATATGACTGGTATCTTTATTGGTTTTAATCATTTTACAAATCTGGCCGCCGTTTAACCCGGGCATCATATAATCGGTTAATACCAGGTCGGGCCCGTGAATTTTGATTAATTCGATAATATCATCGGTCCTTTCTACACCCTGAACGTCAAAATCGTATAAAACCAACGCAGTTTCCAATATGCTGCGGATATCGTCATCATCTTCTATTATAAGTATTTGTTTAGCCATAATAAATTATTTCGGCTCTTAGTTGGCCTGAAAAATTGATTTTAAAGTGGGTACATCTATTGGCTTGGCCAAATAGGCCTCTACCCAGGGGTTACTCAATGATTTTAAAATATTATCGCGATCAATAGACGACGATAACATGTAAATTTTACTTTTGTAAATCGGTTCTATCTTTAGCTTTTTATACTCAAGTAAAAACTCCCATCCGTCCATCAAAGGCATCATAATATCAAGAAAAATATAGTCGGGCAGTTCATTAGGCTGCTTCTCTATTAAAAATTTCAGCCTGTTTATGGCTGTTAAGCCACTGTTGCAACTTTCAATATTGGAGTTATGTAAAACCCTTTTTACCACCAGTTTAAAAATAATGCTGTCGAGCTCTCCATCATCAATAACCATGATTTTAGGGATTGTATCCATGTTATCCATTGGGTTTTTAAACACGCAATAAGGCAATATGTTTTGAAAAGATAATTGTTGTTCTTTGGCGAAAGTAAAATAGCCCCTGGGGTAAACTTTCCTTAGTTAATAATTATGGGCAAAAAAAAAGCTGCCCCGTTTAAAGGACAGCTTCTGCTTTGGAAAGATTTGTTTAAGCTTCAATAAAAGCCAAAAGGTCTTTATTAATGGTGTCGGCTTCGGTTGCCGGCATGCCATGAGGGAATCCCGGGTAAGATATCAAGGTGCCGTTTTTTAATAGTTTAGCAGCCTTTGCGCCCGAAATAGGGAACGGAACAATCTGGTCGTCTTCGCCATGCAAAACCAAAACCGGGATATCTACACTTTTAAGGTCTTCGGTAAAGTCGGTTTCCGAGAAGGCTTTAATACCGTCGTGCTGTGCTTTTACGCCGCCCATCATTCCCTGGCGCCACCAATTATCTTGAATGCCCGGTTTTACGGTTGCGCCTTCGCGGTTATAGCCATAAAAGGGTACGGTAAAATCTTTAAAGTATTGGGCGCGGTTAAATGCCGTACCCTGACGTATCTCGTCAAATATAGCCATCGGTACACCTTCTGGGTTGTTTTCTGTTTGAACCATCAGGGGCGTAACCGCGCTGATGAGTACAACTTTGGCCACACGGCTTTTGCCCAGGTTGGCAGCGTAATGAATAGCTTCGCCGCCGCCTGTTGAGTGGCCAATATGTACGGCATCTTTTAAATTCAATGCCTCGGTAAGCGCGGCCACGTCGGCTGCGTAGGTGTCCATATCGTGTCCATTGGCAGTTTGGCTCGATCTGCCATGACCGCGGCGGTCATGGGCAATTACTCTGTAACCTTTTTTTAGGAAAAACATCATTTGTGCGTCCCAGTCGTCGCCGGATAATGGCCAGCCATGATGAAATACCAGCGGTTTTCCTGTACCCCAGTCTTTGTAATAAATTTCGGTTCCGTCTTTTGTGGTGATTGTGCTCATGTTTTCAATTTTTAAGTGATGTATTTGTTTTGTGATACAAATGTGCAGCTTTTTGAATTCAGCAACACTTGATATAGATTAAGAAATGATCATTTCAATGCAAAATTTTATATGATTTCTGCAGCGGATGTATTTTGTGCTGAGAGGCCCCGCTCCAGCATTAAAAAAATACGTAAAACTACCTACGTAAATACCGTATTTTAACGGTTATAAGGCGCAAATCTATTGTCGATTTTTATTAAATATTAGCTTCATATCCAACACTTATTAATTTAACTTGACTTATATCATGGCCACAGGAAAAGACATTTATCAAAAAGCATTAACCAGGAAAGGGCAAGCCTATATTGAAGGAACGCTGGCACCCAAAGACGACCCGAACTGGAATGGTCCCTGGGACTGTGCCGAACTTTGTTCATGGGCGGTTTACCAGGTGGCAAATTTAATTTATGGCTGCACCAATGACCATGCATCGCCTGCCCATGCCGATGCATACTCAGGTGCCTGGAAAATCGACGCGGAATCAAAAGGGATAATTATCCCCGTGCAAAAGGCTGCCGGTATCCCCGGCGCTATGGTACTTAGGGCACCAAGCGCGGCACTTGGCGGGCATATCGTTGTTTCGGATGGCAATGGCGGCACTATTGAGGCTAAAGGGAAAAACTGGGGCGTTGTTCAGGATACCTTAGATAACCGGCGTTGGGATTATGGGATACTGGTACCCGGCATTGATTATACCTCGCCGGAAGATGTGCCGGTTGCCCCGCCCGATTATGTAATTTACCGGTATACAAACC is drawn from Mucilaginibacter ginsenosidivorax and contains these coding sequences:
- a CDS encoding WecB/TagA/CpsF family glycosyltransferase, which encodes MDIYNIFTSKIPASMMEFDPRQKKLITFLNPHSYKLAFNAPELFEKFDWIAPDGILIVLILNLFKATAFKIKRFSCDMTSVAPFVFDIAVKNQLSVYFLGADEESITDTVKTFKKEYPLLPIAGYRNGYFDTYANRWSAIDNIVSLNPDIVFVGMGVILQETMALNLRSRGYSGAIYTCGGFLHQSKHEINFYPNFINRLNLRFIYRSYKEGGFFSRSMKTYPAFCYLMVRRIVKQTFNLKYKS
- a CDS encoding response regulator, with the translated sequence MAKQILIIEDDDDIRSILETALVLYDFDVQGVERTDDIIELIKIHGPDLVLTDYMMPGLNGGQICKMIKTNKDTSHIPVILMSAYHKSAIDLVNFNYDAYIPKPFDLKKLVLTINKLLN
- a CDS encoding response regulator is translated as MDTIPKIMVIDDGELDSIIFKLVVKRVLHNSNIESCNSGLTAINRLKFLIEKQPNELPDYIFLDIMMPLMDGWEFLLEYKKLKIEPIYKSKIYMLSSSIDRDNILKSLSNPWVEAYLAKPIDVPTLKSIFQAN
- a CDS encoding alpha/beta fold hydrolase, whose product is MSTITTKDGTEIYYKDWGTGKPLVFHHGWPLSGDDWDAQMMFFLKKGYRVIAHDRRGHGRSSQTANGHDMDTYAADVAALTEALNLKDAVHIGHSTGGGEAIHYAANLGKSRVAKVVLISAVTPLMVQTENNPEGVPMAIFDEIRQGTAFNRAQYFKDFTVPFYGYNREGATVKPGIQDNWWRQGMMGGVKAQHDGIKAFSETDFTEDLKSVDIPVLVLHGEDDQIVPFPISGAKAAKLLKNGTLISYPGFPHGMPATEADTINKDLLAFIEA
- a CDS encoding peptidoglycan-binding domain-containing protein, whose translation is MATGKDIYQKALTRKGQAYIEGTLAPKDDPNWNGPWDCAELCSWAVYQVANLIYGCTNDHASPAHADAYSGAWKIDAESKGIIIPVQKAAGIPGAMVLRAPSAALGGHIVVSDGNGGTIEAKGKNWGVVQDTLDNRRWDYGILVPGIDYTSPEDVPVAPPDYVIYRYTNPMMVAKKIGEIQQALTGVGFGTKGIDDIFGVNTRNAVIDFQKANGLTVDGEVGKDTAAALGITLP